The following are from one region of the Methanospirillum hungatei genome:
- a CDS encoding dihydroorotate dehydrogenase electron transfer subunit yields MSDGLPVPVTITRVVQESPGVRTIFFDQNFSSNPGQFVMVWVVGTDEIPMALSYPNAVTVQRVGEATSALVTMKPGEKIGIRGPFGNGFTIRGKILAIAGGVGTAPLLRIGLEYPDVTFLLGARTASELIFYSVLSSTCDVRIATDDGSAGYHGYVAGLLDEIDLDEYENIVVCGPDPMMRSVLSVLENRDVLEKSQFSMHRYMKCGVGLCGSCCIDPNGLCVCKDGPVFSGEMLLRSELGKYHRNAAGLKEK; encoded by the coding sequence ATGTCTGATGGTCTTCCTGTTCCAGTTACAATCACTCGCGTAGTACAGGAGAGTCCGGGTGTTAGAACTATTTTTTTCGATCAGAATTTCTCCTCCAATCCCGGCCAGTTTGTTATGGTTTGGGTTGTGGGCACCGATGAGATTCCAATGGCTTTGTCATATCCCAATGCGGTTACCGTTCAGCGCGTAGGGGAAGCAACATCAGCATTAGTTACAATGAAACCTGGTGAGAAAATCGGGATACGGGGGCCATTTGGTAATGGGTTTACCATCCGGGGAAAAATTCTTGCCATTGCAGGGGGAGTTGGAACAGCTCCCCTTCTCAGGATTGGGCTTGAGTATCCTGATGTTACATTCCTACTTGGTGCCAGGACTGCTAGTGAATTGATTTTCTATAGTGTTCTTTCATCTACGTGTGATGTAAGGATTGCGACCGATGATGGATCTGCCGGTTATCATGGATATGTTGCAGGATTGCTCGATGAAATTGATCTTGATGAATATGAGAACATTGTAGTCTGTGGTCCTGATCCGATGATGCGTTCTGTCTTGTCTGTTCTTGAAAATAGGGATGTTCTTGAAAAATCACAGTTTAGCATGCACCGATATATGAAATGCGGGGTAGGGTTGTGCGGTTCATGCTGTATCGATCCTAATGGACTATGCGTCTGCAAGGATGGACCGGTATTTTCCGGGGAGATGCTGCTAAGAAGTGAACTAGGAAAATATCATAGAAATGCAGCAGGTTTAAAAGAAAAATAA
- a CDS encoding phosphate-starvation-inducible PsiE family protein codes for MPELSEERANQLVNTFSTISIAVYVGVAILLSIIALLSLIESFLEVVVILSSMHWEEGIVQVIYSILFTIIIIELFETVTVYLKTKRVPVRALLIVALTALIRHIIVINISETEIYHYLGISVIMAVLIAGVYLLKEDIHSGNLIN; via the coding sequence ATGCCTGAATTATCAGAAGAACGTGCGAATCAATTGGTCAATACATTTTCAACAATTTCAATCGCAGTTTATGTTGGTGTTGCGATTCTCCTTTCCATAATTGCGTTATTATCACTAATTGAATCTTTTCTTGAAGTTGTCGTAATTTTGTCTTCAATGCATTGGGAAGAAGGGATAGTCCAGGTGATATATTCAATTTTATTTACGATAATAATTATTGAGTTATTTGAAACCGTTACCGTTTATTTAAAAACAAAGCGGGTTCCAGTACGTGCTCTTCTTATTGTTGCATTAACTGCTCTGATCAGACATATAATTGTTATTAATATCAGTGAAACAGAAATATATCATTATTTAGGTATTTCTGTTATTATGGCGGTACTTATTGCAGGCGTCTATCTCTTAAAAGAAGATATTCATTCTGGTAATTTAATAAATTAG